The Candidatus Omnitrophota bacterium genome has a window encoding:
- a CDS encoding ABC transporter ATP-binding protein: protein MRIIEFNNVWEKYRIKFVRDRKVSWEEIWALSNIDFTVNKGEVIGIIGENGAGKTTLLKLIAGMFAPDRGDISVRGKVSVLMELGAGFNPEFTGRENVILNARIYGLDTDIVEQQMEKIVEFADIGKFIDAPVKYYSQGMYTRLAFALAIFVEPDILLIDDILSVGDADAQKKCIDKVFKLKESGKTIILVSHDMHMISRLCDRVILLDKGKLIDRGNPAEIIYHYLETVGDKSGIAVLEKDKLRLVFNNGRITFSYAGVPLTKEFGGYVAYFVSSLGSWLSSFDLFWKISHFSANKIVAEGEYKGRGPSQVWVLEFSESRLCWQVKIKDKDVRDPHIDLLLNPQYKKWLNLDQGGGFPSFISKSTWQNLGLANFPQAMVGLTADLEVKSCPSFVLTAEDKDTQIRLFNTGYDQEGRIIQLDLKLAGDNLFFLKIFPEKNIFEEYIKKEKDIFEESIKKVNQQLALEKEAQQVRLRDLSTFAWGNFSLFADKEEKSLKLYFKNKEVTKKEGFHISFLINNIWYDTTSADWQITKEKEVFIIKLFWKVFDFKQTWKFSVKNGGLLWNLNSIVKKTFNPEIMKIGLLLISEYKTFFCGYQQEDFPDKFSSWQDMSLKDPKARCFGLRKQTSLPAIALDNNESFDCIVQNSDEENSCRVLQLSLPRQSFIQKNTSFGVQLSLLEEESPIDHYLKQERQDHLLRQQEAKRLLSAKSTISKDNFRFFVDKEEKSLRIYFKDKEITKGAGLHSSLCVFGKWFHREETRWQTKKISDEEVVLILSYDSLPLLQIFSLSFKRKGILRVKVEMEISEQIHLSDHHLKLELQDDYNNWDTGYEQGNFFIDRYVDEIGPIRLKDNRISNILLRSNNESKIPKMLLKIISQIDRRIINLYKRRSEDGECVGLCSPLIVSKKEELVKPGKYTYFEGEIIFGKEAKLEREASRVDIVELKKDDIRFVFDRGRVKIFWKEEELTSELGIYTSLRSKGIWQDSYQAAWEIEHKAKEKIVATGGWPYLPISQTWKLELLGKNSISWQVDMEIYGEVNLEIEQASVMISSKYRNWEIPSFNSGKFLDVYVKNHDILPFRFWSGDANKIAAVSECFPSIIFKSERQDKEMQAVIENTGILYRARLLQYQSTSNNAILPGKYPYFRGMIEIETRK, encoded by the coding sequence ATGAGGATAATAGAATTTAATAATGTTTGGGAGAAGTACCGGATTAAATTTGTAAGGGACAGGAAAGTTTCTTGGGAAGAAATTTGGGCTTTAAGCAATATAGACTTTACAGTTAATAAGGGTGAAGTTATAGGAATAATTGGTGAAAATGGTGCCGGAAAAACTACTTTATTAAAATTAATCGCTGGCATGTTTGCTCCGGATAGAGGAGATATATCTGTTCGAGGAAAGGTATCGGTATTGATGGAGCTAGGGGCTGGTTTTAATCCTGAGTTTACCGGGAGGGAAAATGTTATTCTTAATGCCCGTATCTACGGGTTAGATACAGACATAGTTGAACAGCAAATGGAGAAAATCGTCGAATTTGCTGATATTGGTAAATTTATCGATGCCCCGGTTAAATATTATTCACAGGGCATGTATACCCGTTTAGCATTTGCTTTGGCTATATTTGTAGAGCCGGATATTCTTTTAATTGATGATATTCTATCGGTAGGCGATGCTGACGCACAAAAGAAATGTATTGATAAAGTATTCAAGTTAAAGGAATCGGGAAAGACTATTATTTTAGTAAGTCATGACATGCATATGATAAGTAGGCTGTGCGATCGAGTTATCCTTTTGGATAAAGGTAAACTTATCGACAGAGGTAATCCCGCTGAGATTATCTATCATTACCTAGAGACTGTTGGGGATAAAAGTGGTATTGCAGTTTTAGAAAAGGATAAATTAAGATTAGTATTTAATAATGGGAGAATTACTTTTAGCTACGCAGGAGTGCCCCTTACTAAAGAATTTGGTGGTTATGTGGCTTATTTTGTTTCTTCCCTTGGTAGTTGGCTTTCTTCTTTTGATTTATTCTGGAAGATAAGCCATTTTTCAGCTAATAAAATTGTTGCTGAGGGAGAATATAAAGGTAGAGGGCCTTCTCAGGTTTGGGTTTTGGAATTTTCTGAAAGCAGATTATGTTGGCAGGTGAAGATAAAAGACAAAGATGTAAGAGATCCGCATATAGATTTATTGCTTAACCCTCAATATAAAAAATGGTTAAATTTAGACCAAGGCGGGGGTTTTCCTTCCTTTATTTCTAAATCTACTTGGCAGAATTTGGGTTTAGCTAATTTTCCCCAAGCTATGGTCGGTTTAACCGCAGACTTGGAAGTTAAGAGTTGTCCTTCTTTTGTTTTGACCGCAGAGGATAAGGATACTCAGATTAGACTTTTCAATACAGGTTATGACCAGGAAGGACGCATTATTCAGTTGGATTTAAAGTTAGCCGGAGACAATCTATTTTTTCTTAAAATATTTCCTGAGAAAAATATATTTGAAGAGTATATTAAAAAAGAGAAAGATATATTTGAAGAGAGCATTAAAAAAGTAAACCAGCAACTAGCTTTAGAGAAAGAAGCGCAACAGGTCAGATTGCGGGATTTATCAACTTTTGCTTGGGGCAATTTTAGTCTTTTTGCTGATAAGGAGGAAAAGTCTTTAAAGCTATACTTTAAGAATAAAGAAGTCACCAAAAAAGAAGGATTCCATATATCTTTTTTGATCAATAATATCTGGTACGATACTACTTCTGCGGATTGGCAGATAACTAAAGAAAAGGAAGTTTTCATAATTAAACTATTTTGGAAAGTGTTTGATTTTAAACAAACTTGGAAATTTTCAGTTAAGAATGGGGGGCTTCTTTGGAATTTAAATTCCATCGTAAAGAAAACCTTCAATCCAGAGATTATGAAAATCGGTTTACTATTAATAAGTGAGTACAAAACTTTCTTTTGCGGTTATCAGCAGGAAGATTTTCCAGATAAATTCAGCTCTTGGCAGGATATGTCTCTCAAAGACCCGAAAGCAAGATGTTTTGGTTTAAGAAAACAAACATCGTTACCGGCGATTGCTTTAGATAACAATGAAAGTTTTGATTGTATTGTACAGAACAGCGATGAAGAAAATTCCTGTCGGGTACTACAGCTAAGCCTTCCCAGGCAAAGTTTTATTCAAAAAAATACATCTTTTGGTGTTCAACTTAGCCTGCTTGAAGAGGAAAGTCCCATTGATCATTACCTTAAACAAGAAAGACAGGACCATTTACTTAGGCAACAAGAAGCAAAAAGATTGCTTAGCGCTAAAAGTACTATATCAAAAGATAATTTTCGTTTTTTTGTTGATAAGGAAGAAAAATCTTTAAGGATATACTTTAAGGACAAAGAGATTACTAAAGGGGCCGGTCTACATAGTTCATTATGCGTTTTCGGGAAGTGGTTTCATAGGGAGGAAACTAGGTGGCAGACAAAAAAGATTTCCGATGAAGAAGTAGTTTTAATTTTAAGTTATGACTCACTACCGCTTTTACAAATTTTTTCTCTTAGTTTCAAAAGAAAGGGTATTCTAAGAGTTAAAGTCGAAATGGAAATAAGCGAGCAGATTCATTTGTCTGATCATCATCTGAAGCTTGAGCTTCAAGATGACTATAATAATTGGGATACTGGCTATGAGCAAGGCAATTTTTTTATTGATCGATATGTGGATGAGATCGGTCCGATTAGACTAAAAGATAATAGAATTTCGAATATACTATTGAGATCAAACAATGAAAGTAAAATTCCAAAAATGCTTTTGAAAATTATTTCCCAAATTGATAGACGAATTATAAACCTTTATAAGCGAAGAAGTGAAGATGGAGAATGCGTTGGCCTTTGCTCTCCTTTGATTGTATCTAAAAAAGAAGAACTGGTTAAACCTGGAAAGTATACTTATTTCGAAGGAGAAATCATATTTGGAAAAGAAGCTAAATTAGAAAGAGAAGCTTCTAGGGTAGATATTGTCGAGCTTAAAAAAGATGATATAAGATTTGTTTTTGATCGTGGCAGAGTTAAAATTTTCTGGAAGGAAGAAGAGTTAACTTCGGAATTAGGAATTTATACCTCATTGCGTTCAAAAGGAATCTGGCAGGATTCTTACCAGGCAGCTTGGGAAATAGAGCATAAAGCTAAGGAAAAAATTGTGGCAACTGGAGGTTGGCCTTACCTTCCCATTTCTCAAACATGGAAATTAGAGTTGCTCGGCAAGAATTCAATATCTTGGCAAGTTGACATGGAGATTTACGGTGAAGTTAATTTAGAGATAGAACAGGCTAGTGTAATGATTTCTTCTAAATACAGGAATTGGGAAATTCCCAGTTTTAACAGCGGTAAATTTCTTGATGTCTATGTTAAGAATCACGATATTCTACCTTTTAGATTTTGGTCTGGGGATGCAAACAAGATAGCTGCTGTTTCAGAATGTTTTCCCTCGATAATTTTTAAAAGCGAAAGACAAGATAAAGAAATGCAGGCGGTTATAGAAAATACAGGTATTTTATATAGGGCAAGGTTGTTGCAGTATCAAAGTACAAGTAATAATGCAATTTTGCCAGGTAAATATCCATACTTTAGGGGGATGATAGAAATTGAGACTAGGAAGTAA
- a CDS encoding radical SAM protein yields MLINGKLRIDYLDKGIGMSWNNSPITENVHFNVGLNTLGLWTDSSKAHWQIMDQGEDYLKVKVIFQELPLSQNWLIKLEGDHQIYWKIDLEIEEHLHIDEFRMVCGVNRKYKTWINSFQEKVFPRLNQYWQDLCLDNVFTSFVGVRFPTGNTLLPSLVFESCDDSRVFSPLVQNTPLDINTHIIGFRKINHEDERDYPPGCYQLFAGRIKLYEDNYLLDKKIEDVRQDYFKSTMKRVSAISEAKELKVMLVNLPWQNNGVGGVRAGSRWPHMKDLSEGNYLPFPFFLAYATSLLEKNGIKADLVDAIAECLSEDKFIERLLGANCNVLVVETSVPSFYHDLQLLRKLSNFGFTIILCGPNSEIYKFEFLKENRFINYVLFGEYEFTLLELTKIISKGKKDLTFVKGLIWRDEKGNIIKNHPREPFDINCLPWPHRDKLPMEKYWDLPGDIPHPSVQIVASRGCPFGCSFCLWPQILFGGKTYRVRDVTDCIDEMEYLVREKGFKSVYFDDDTFNVGKARMLDFCNEIIKRKLDNVPWAIMAKADLMDEEILDKMKEAGLHAVKYGVESASQELVDRCGKCLDLKKAEQMIKYSQHLGIKVHLTFSFGLPGETKETIKKTVDYALKLDPQSVQFSIITPFPGTTLFEELDKKEKILTKNWSLYDGHYSCVFQPDNLSLGDLEESKQHAYRLWLDYQRKKRGLLGDLKRFYNYAQKDGLGNAVKKTKDYLNYSIFHRKKFIGKI; encoded by the coding sequence ATGCTTATTAACGGCAAGCTAAGAATAGATTATTTGGATAAAGGGATTGGCATGTCTTGGAATAATTCCCCAATTACCGAAAATGTACACTTTAATGTCGGGCTTAATACTTTAGGATTATGGACAGATTCTTCAAAGGCTCATTGGCAAATTATGGATCAAGGAGAAGATTATCTCAAGGTCAAGGTAATTTTCCAGGAGTTACCTTTGAGCCAGAATTGGCTAATAAAGTTAGAGGGCGACCACCAAATATACTGGAAGATAGATTTAGAAATAGAAGAGCATCTTCATATTGATGAATTCCGGATGGTTTGCGGAGTTAACCGTAAGTATAAAACTTGGATTAATAGCTTTCAGGAGAAAGTTTTTCCCCGGCTTAATCAATATTGGCAAGATTTATGTCTAGATAATGTTTTTACTTCTTTTGTGGGAGTAAGGTTTCCTACTGGAAACACTCTCTTGCCTTCATTGGTATTTGAATCTTGCGATGATAGCAGAGTTTTTTCCCCCCTTGTTCAAAATACCCCTTTAGATATTAATACCCATATTATAGGATTTAGAAAGATTAATCACGAAGATGAAAGGGATTATCCGCCGGGTTGTTATCAGCTTTTTGCTGGCAGAATAAAATTATACGAAGACAATTATCTGTTAGATAAGAAAATAGAAGATGTGCGTCAAGATTACTTTAAGTCTACAATGAAACGAGTAAGTGCTATTTCCGAAGCCAAAGAATTAAAAGTTATGCTAGTAAATCTACCTTGGCAGAATAACGGGGTAGGGGGAGTAAGGGCTGGCTCTCGTTGGCCGCACATGAAAGATTTAAGCGAAGGAAATTACTTACCATTTCCTTTTTTTCTTGCTTACGCCACCTCTCTTTTAGAAAAAAACGGTATCAAGGCTGACTTAGTTGATGCTATCGCAGAATGTTTATCCGAAGATAAGTTTATCGAGCGGCTTTTAGGAGCTAATTGTAATGTTTTAGTTGTTGAGACCTCTGTGCCTTCATTTTACCATGATCTGCAGCTATTAAGGAAGTTATCAAATTTTGGTTTTACAATAATTTTATGCGGTCCAAATTCTGAAATTTATAAATTTGAATTTTTAAAAGAAAATAGATTCATTAATTATGTTTTATTCGGAGAATATGAATTTACGCTTTTGGAATTGACGAAGATTATTTCTAAGGGCAAAAAAGATCTTACTTTTGTAAAAGGCCTTATTTGGAGAGATGAAAAAGGTAATATTATTAAGAATCATCCTCGGGAGCCTTTTGATATAAATTGTTTACCTTGGCCTCACAGGGATAAGCTTCCGATGGAAAAATATTGGGATTTACCTGGTGATATTCCTCATCCTTCGGTTCAAATAGTTGCCTCGCGGGGTTGTCCTTTTGGTTGCAGTTTTTGCCTTTGGCCTCAGATTCTTTTTGGCGGAAAGACCTATAGAGTGAGGGACGTAACTGATTGCATTGATGAAATGGAGTACTTAGTAAGAGAAAAAGGCTTTAAATCAGTCTATTTCGATGATGATACTTTTAATGTCGGAAAAGCTAGGATGCTTGATTTTTGCAATGAGATTATAAAGAGAAAGCTAGATAATGTCCCCTGGGCAATTATGGCTAAAGCCGACCTTATGGATGAGGAGATTTTAGATAAGATGAAGGAGGCTGGGTTACATGCGGTAAAGTATGGAGTAGAGAGTGCTTCGCAAGAGTTAGTGGATAGGTGTGGAAAATGTCTAGACCTTAAAAAAGCAGAGCAGATGATTAAATATAGCCAACATTTAGGCATAAAGGTTCATTTGACTTTTTCCTTTGGTCTTCCTGGAGAAACTAAGGAGACAATTAAAAAAACAGTTGATTATGCTTTAAAATTAGATCCACAGTCAGTTCAATTTTCAATTATTACACCTTTTCCAGGCACAACTCTTTTTGAAGAGCTAGATAAAAAGGAAAAAATTCTTACTAAGAATTGGTCTTTGTATGATGGTCATTATAGTTGTGTTTTCCAGCCGGATAACCTTTCTTTGGGAGATTTAGAAGAATCAAAACAACATGCTTACAGGTTGTGGCTAGATTATCAAAGGAAAAAAAGAGGATTGCTGGGTGATCTAAAAAGGTTCTATAATTATGCACAAAAAGATGGTTTAGGCAATGCAGTTAAGAAGACTAAAGATTACTTGAATTATTCTATTTTTCATAGAAAGAAGTTTATCGGTAAGATATGA